CGGGTGGGGTCGGCGCCCACCTGATCGGCGTGACCCGCGACCCATTCGGTGGCCGCATACGCGTCGTCGAACTGGGCAGGTGCGGGAGACTCCGGAGCGAGCCGGTACTCCACCGACACCACAGTGGCGTCGGACTGTGCGGCAAGCGTTCTCGCCAGTGGCTCGAACGAATGGTTGGACCCCATCACCATGCCACCACCGTGCAAGTAGACCAGAACGGGTGCTTCCGACACGGTCGAGGGGCGGTAGATCCGGACGGGAATCTCACCGGCGGGGCCGGGGATCGCGCAGTCCTCGATATGCGCCATCGACGGCATGCCGTCCGGATGCGGTGCGGACTCGATCGCCTCGCGCACGGCCGCGAGGCCCCGCACCCGCATCGGCGGCACCTCACCGAACGAGGCGATTCGGGCGGCGGCGTCGGGGTCGAGTCTCATTGGCGCGACGGGTCGAAGCGACGGCCCTTGCGTAGTGCCGGTGGCCGTTGGGAGGCAAGGATTTCTGCGCGTTCGGCCATCGCGGAGCCGACATACTCCGGTTGGGTCAGCAGGTAGAAGCGTCCCTCCGCGGCCTGATCGAATACCACTTCCGCGGCGGCGACGGGATCCATCGCGTCGGCCTTGATGTCAAGCATCGCGCTGCGCTGCGACTCCGCCGCGGCGACGTCGCCGGTATCGACACCGCCGGCGGACTCGAAGATGTTGGACGCCACGGCTCCCGGCAGCACCGCCTGCACGTGGATGTGATCGTGGCCGGCCAGTTCGACCTCGAGTCGCAGACACTCGGTGAGTGCCAACACCGCGTGCTTGCTCATGATGTAGGGCGTCTGCAGGGGCACGGCGGCGACGCCGCCGATGGACGACAGGTTCCACACCCACGCCGGTTCCCCGGCCGCGATCATCGGCGGGAGGAACGCCCGCACGCCGTAGAAGACGCCACTGACGTTGATGTCGACCAGCCGTTTCCAGTTCTCGACCGGGGTGTCCCACAGATACCCGAACTGCTCGACACCGGCATTGTTGACCAGCAACCGGACCGGACCGTGGTCGCGGTAGGTGCGCTCGGCCAGCGCCTGCATCGAATCAGGCTCGCGCACATCGCACTCCACGGCGACGGCATTGGCCCCAGTGCCCCCGAGCTCGTCCCGCAGTCGGGTGACCGCGGCGGCGTCGACATCGACGAGGACGACCGTCATTCCCAGCCCGGCGGCGTAGCGCGCCAGACCCGCACCGATGCCTGCACCCGCGCCGGTGATGACGGCAACACCGCCGCCGAAGGTGTCGCGAGCGGACATACCCGCTTAGGAGCCGGCCGCGGAGGCCGCGCTGCGGTAGTCCGCCAGCGGCACCGAATCCTCAGCGTCGAGAATGACTTTCATCGACGTGAATACGAGGCCGTGGTCGGCTGGGCGGATGCCGACGTCGACGACACCGCTGGATACGGCGAACGGCAACGCGTTGGTGACCTGGTTGACGAACAGGTAGAAGCGGACGTTGGTCACGGGGCCGTCGACCCCGGTCCGGAATATGTTCGTCGCATGATGGCGCAGCGGGTAGGGGTTCTCGTTGCGGTGCTGGGTCAGCCACGCCAGAGTTTCGGCGCCGCCATGCAGCTCGGCCGCCAGCAGTTCCTCGAACGGGCAGGCACCGGACTCGGATCGGCTGAGGTATTCCATCTCATCGCCGATGCGTAGCGCCAACTCGTCGAAATGTCCCTGGTCGTAGTGGTACCAGAAGCCGGCGATGAACTCCTGTGCCTCGGGCAGCGTGATCGCGTCGCTCATGGCGTCAGTCAACAGCCGCCGGTTGCCCTACGGCGCGAAAGTGTCCGGTGAGTGGAACGCATTCTCTGAGCCGAACCGGGTACGGAGGTCGCGTTTGAGCAGCTTGCCGCTGGGGTTCTTCGGCAGACTGTCGACGAAGAAGACCTGCTTGGGAGTCTTGTACCCGGCGAGGTGGCTGCGGCAGTGCGCGATGAGTTCGTCCTCGTCGGCTGTGCCCCCGTCCCGTATCACGACCGCTGGCACCACGGCCTCGACCCACACCGGGTGCGGAATGCCGAATACGGCGACTTC
The nucleotide sequence above comes from Mycolicibacterium moriokaense. Encoded proteins:
- a CDS encoding SDR family NAD(P)-dependent oxidoreductase, coding for MSARDTFGGGVAVITGAGAGIGAGLARYAAGLGMTVVLVDVDAAAVTRLRDELGGTGANAVAVECDVREPDSMQALAERTYRDHGPVRLLVNNAGVEQFGYLWDTPVENWKRLVDINVSGVFYGVRAFLPPMIAAGEPAWVWNLSSIGGVAAVPLQTPYIMSKHAVLALTECLRLEVELAGHDHIHVQAVLPGAVASNIFESAGGVDTGDVAAAESQRSAMLDIKADAMDPVAAAEVVFDQAAEGRFYLLTQPEYVGSAMAERAEILASQRPPALRKGRRFDPSRQ
- a CDS encoding polyketide cyclase, with translation MSDAITLPEAQEFIAGFWYHYDQGHFDELALRIGDEMEYLSRSESGACPFEELLAAELHGGAETLAWLTQHRNENPYPLRHHATNIFRTGVDGPVTNVRFYLFVNQVTNALPFAVSSGVVDVGIRPADHGLVFTSMKVILDAEDSVPLADYRSAASAAGS